The following are encoded in a window of Flavobacteriales bacterium genomic DNA:
- a CDS encoding sigma-70 family RNA polymerase sigma factor, with the protein MDDSIIEHFRHGDEDKAFRLLISTYQERLYHHIRRMVRSHDDTDDILQNTFIKAFKGMGRFRGESRLYSWLYRIATNETYTFLEKRKRTQDTIPFDTSEVDRAENDGPDGDEIMKRLLLAVSLLPEKQQLVFQLKYFEELKYEEISEVTGTSVGALKSSYHIAVKKIEKSLQADRTF; encoded by the coding sequence ATTGACGATTCCATTATCGAGCATTTCCGTCACGGAGATGAAGACAAGGCTTTTCGTCTGCTCATAAGCACCTACCAAGAGCGGCTGTATCACCATATACGCAGGATGGTCCGATCACATGATGATACGGATGATATCCTACAGAACACCTTTATCAAGGCTTTCAAAGGAATGGGAAGATTCCGAGGAGAATCTCGGCTCTACTCCTGGCTCTACCGTATAGCGACCAACGAGACTTACACATTTCTCGAGAAAAGGAAGCGCACACAGGACACCATCCCATTCGACACATCAGAAGTGGACCGAGCAGAGAACGATGGCCCAGATGGAGATGAGATCATGAAACGACTCCTTCTAGCAGTCTCTCTCCTTCCTGAGAAGCAACAATTGGTCTTCCAACTCAAGTATTTCGAAGAATTGAAATATGAGGAGATCAGTGAAGTCACAGGAACGAGCGTTGGCGCCTTGAAATCATCCTATCATATCGCAGTCAAGAAGATTGAAAAAAGTCTACAAGCCGATCGAACCTTTTGA
- the atpC gene encoding ATP synthase F1 subunit epsilon, translated as MIVSIISPDAEIFKGEAQYVGVPGIDGSLGILNNHAPLITTLAEGEVLVRISEGNEERIAVKGGVLEVLNNQVIILAE; from the coding sequence ATGATAGTCAGTATCATATCACCAGACGCGGAGATCTTCAAAGGTGAAGCTCAGTATGTCGGAGTTCCAGGAATCGATGGGAGTCTGGGAATTCTGAACAATCACGCTCCACTGATCACCACGCTTGCAGAAGGAGAGGTGCTGGTGCGTATCTCTGAGGGGAATGAAGAGCGTATTGCCGTCAAAGGAGGTGTTTTGGAAGTATTGAACAACCAAGTGATCATCCTGGCGGAATAG
- a CDS encoding F0F1 ATP synthase subunit beta — MAENLGKIAQVIGPVVDVRFESEGDLPNIMDALEVTAPNGTLVVLEIQQHIGEDTVRTIAMDATDGLQRGMTVTATGSPIKMPTGEEVKGRLFNVIGTAVDGIGPVDNSDGAPIHRDPPRFEDLSTSSEILYTGIKVIDLIEPYSKGGKIGLFGGAGVGKTVLIMELVNNIAKAYEGLSVFAGVGERTREGNDLLREFIESGVINYGKEFLEDMEKGGWDLSKIDKEALKESKASLVFGQMNEPPGARARVALSGLTLAEYFRDGDGKGAGNDILFFIDNIFRFTQAGSEVSALLGRMPSAVGYQPTLATEMGAMQERITSTKRGSITSVQAVYVPADDLTDPAPATTFAHLDATTVLSRKIAEQGIYPAVDPLDSTSRILTPEIVGDEHYNTAQRVKEALQRYKELQDIIAILGMDELSEEDKMTVYRARKVARFLSQPFHVAEQFTGLAGVLVPIEETIKGFNMILDGEVDEYPEAAFNLKGNIDEVIEAGKKMLAEA; from the coding sequence ATGGCTGAAAACTTAGGAAAAATCGCTCAGGTCATCGGTCCCGTGGTGGACGTGAGATTCGAGTCAGAAGGAGATCTTCCGAACATAATGGATGCATTGGAGGTCACGGCCCCCAATGGTACTCTGGTCGTTCTGGAAATACAGCAACACATCGGTGAGGATACCGTACGTACCATCGCAATGGATGCCACCGATGGGCTTCAGCGAGGGATGACGGTCACTGCTACCGGTTCTCCTATCAAAATGCCGACTGGTGAAGAAGTAAAAGGACGTCTGTTCAATGTGATAGGCACGGCAGTGGACGGTATCGGTCCGGTCGACAATTCAGACGGTGCTCCTATCCATAGGGATCCACCTCGTTTTGAGGATCTATCCACTTCTTCTGAGATCCTCTACACAGGAATCAAGGTGATCGATTTGATCGAACCCTATTCCAAAGGAGGAAAGATCGGACTCTTCGGTGGTGCCGGAGTAGGGAAGACCGTCCTGATCATGGAGCTTGTGAACAATATTGCGAAGGCGTATGAAGGTCTTTCGGTATTCGCAGGAGTGGGTGAACGTACCAGAGAAGGGAACGACCTACTGCGTGAGTTCATCGAATCCGGAGTGATAAACTACGGGAAGGAATTCCTCGAGGATATGGAGAAAGGCGGATGGGATCTGAGCAAGATCGACAAAGAAGCCTTGAAAGAATCCAAAGCCTCATTGGTCTTCGGACAGATGAATGAGCCTCCAGGTGCGAGAGCACGAGTTGCTCTATCTGGACTGACATTGGCCGAGTACTTTAGAGATGGAGATGGTAAAGGTGCCGGTAACGATATCCTGTTCTTTATCGATAATATATTCCGTTTCACTCAGGCCGGTTCTGAAGTATCCGCACTTCTAGGACGTATGCCTTCAGCGGTAGGATATCAGCCTACACTCGCTACTGAGATGGGTGCCATGCAGGAAAGGATCACATCGACCAAGAGAGGATCGATCACATCTGTACAGGCGGTATACGTACCTGCAGATGACTTGACCGACCCTGCACCTGCGACCACATTCGCTCACTTGGATGCAACAACGGTACTTTCTAGAAAGATCGCTGAGCAAGGTATCTATCCTGCGGTGGATCCGTTGGATTCCACTTCACGGATCTTGACTCCAGAAATCGTTGGTGACGAGCACTACAACACCGCTCAACGAGTGAAAGAGGCACTCCAGCGATATAAGGAACTTCAAGATATCATCGCAATCCTAGGAATGGATGAGCTTTCTGAAGAAGATAAGATGACGGTATATCGTGCACGTAAGGTGGCTCGATTCCTGTCTCAGCCTTTCCACGTGGCAGAGCAGTTCACTGGTCTGGCCGGAGTACTTGTGCCTATCGAGGAGACCATCAAAGGATTCAACATGATCCTGGATGGTGAAGTGGATGAGTATCCAGAAGCAGCCTTCAACCTGAAAGGGAACATCGATGAGGTCATCGAGGCTGGTAAGAAGATGCTAGCAGAAGCCTAA